The following are from one region of the Desulfatiglans anilini DSM 4660 genome:
- a CDS encoding MerR family transcriptional regulator — MKNDVRKFTIDEMCALVEMDRRTVRYYIQKGLVDRPEGVGKGAYYTHAHLEQLLAIRKWKRAGVSLDRIQEILADGKGGAPGGQPLPPPPPRKKGAVEVWSHLNVSDGIELHIEPTRAGLSPGQVRALFRDVMKVAGKIREEKS; from the coding sequence ATGAAAAATGACGTCAGAAAATTCACGATCGACGAGATGTGCGCCCTGGTGGAGATGGACAGGCGCACGGTCCGATACTACATCCAGAAGGGCCTGGTGGACCGGCCCGAAGGCGTAGGAAAGGGGGCCTACTACACGCACGCGCACCTGGAGCAGCTGCTGGCGATCCGCAAGTGGAAGAGGGCCGGGGTGTCGCTCGATCGCATCCAGGAGATTCTGGCCGATGGAAAGGGGGGCGCCCCCGGTGGTCAGCCGCTTCCACCGCCGCCGCCCCGAAAAAAGGGGGCCGTCGAAGTCTGGAGCCATCTGAATGTGAGCGACGGCATCGAGCTGCACATCGAACCCACGCGGGCTGGATTGAGCCCGGGACAGGTCCGCGCCCTGTTCCGGGACGTCATGAAGGTGGCTGGAAAGATAAGAGAGGAGAAATCGTAG